The window CCGGAAAACCCTAAGAAATCTGTAACAGAGCTTAAGATAAGGAGCTTTCTACAATATACTTAAAAGAAAAGGCAAATCTGTACGCGTACAAATTTGCCTTTTTTTATAGTAAGAACCGGAGTTTGCTAAACTCCTGTAGTTTTCTTGCTCTTTTCTATATATTCAGGTTTCTCATTTTCTTCCGGAGTGATCTTGAATTTCTTAGAAACAATCATAATCACAACTCCTGCAATCATAAAAGGAATAGAAAGAACCTGTCCTGTATTCAGTCCTCCTATCTGAATAAATTCATCTCCCTGTGGCTCTTTCAGGAATTCCACAAAGAATCTGATGGCCCAGAGAATGATAAAGAACAGCCCGAATAACCAACCCTGCTGGTATTTTTTATCCGTTTTTCGGTATAAAATCCATAACAAAATAAATAACAGAACATATCCTACAGCTTCAAATAACTGGCTTGGGTAGCGAGGTACCGTAAGACCATATTCACTGCTTTGCTGTGGGAAAAGTAAGGCAAACGGAGAGTTGGGATCGGCTGGTTTACCAACAATTTCAGAGTTGAAAAAGTTCCCCATTCTTACGAATGCACCACCTAAAGCGACCACAATACCCAATCTGTCGTAGACCCAGAAAGGATTTTTTCTGATAATTTTAAAAGAATAATAAAGTGTTGTGAAAATCAAAGCAATGGTAGCTCCATGGCTTGCCAGCCCTGAAAAGCCTGTAAACTTAAACCCGTTTTTTGTGCTGATGGGTAAAAAGACACTCCAGAAATCTTCTTTGAATAATTCCGGCTGGTAGAAAATAACATGCCCCAGTCTCGCTCCCAGGATAGTCCCGATCAGCGTCCATGTGAAAAGAGGTTCCAGGTATCTCTGGTTGATATTGTCGATTTTAAAAATTCTCGTCATTAAAACATATCCGAAACCAAATGCGAATACAAACATCAAACTATAAAAGTGAAGGGTGAAAGATCCTATATGGATTCCTTTTGAAGGATCCCATATTTTAAAAGAAGTCTTAAGTTCTACCTGATCAGAATCCGTGATGGGCTGTATAGATTTTACCGCATACTTAAACGTTGTAATATTATCTTTGGTAACAGGAGTATCAATCAGTTTAAAGTTTTTATCCAAAAACTGATACTTTGATTCCTGAAACTTGGCTAAAGTGGAAGCTCCGTAATTGTAATAAGCGGGCTCGAAATTAGATTCATTAAGGATGACCACAAAAGACTGGCTCTTATCTGATTCCCTGTCCGGAAAAGCGGTCAGATCCCCCATTTCTGTGGTAGAATAGATTTTTACCGGAATATTTTTTCCGTTGATATCTAAAGTTCCGTCAGATAAACCCCCAGGGTATTCCTGTGCAAAAAGAAGCTGCGTGGTGAATGCAAACAGCACAAGATAAATTCTGAAAAAAATAGTATTCATTTTCTATTGATTTAATAGTTTGATTATTGACATTTATGTTTGGGTGGAACAGGGTCATAACCACTGCCTCCCCAGGGATGGCATCTTAAAATTCTTTTAAATCCCAGCCAGAAACCTTTAAAAATCCCATGAACCTGAAGAGACTCAATCATATAGTGAGAACAGGTAGGTTCGTAACGGCAGTTTTTGGGAAGTAAGGGCGAGATGAACCATTGGTAGAATTTGATCAAAATTACCAGCGGAAATGTAATGATTTTATTGAATGTACGTTTCAAAACAATGCAAAAATAGGGTAAAAAAATGAAAATTAGTTTAAATTTGTTATAAGTTTCCGTGATCAGAAATCCGGAACTTTGATCTTAAAAAATAGAATTACTTTGAATCAAAATATTCCATTAGCCGAAAAACTGAGACCTAAAACCCTGAACGATGTATTGGGACAGGAACACCTTACCGGCGATAAAGGAACGATCAGAAAAATGATCGAAAATAATACCCTGAATTCGCTTATTCTCTGGGGACCTCCGGGAACCGGGAAAACCACATTGGCGGAAATTATTTCAGAACAGTCTGGGAGGAAGTTTTATAAGCTTTCTGCGGTTTCTTCAGGGGTGAAAGATGTTCGGGATGTCATTGAGGATGCCAAGAAACAGAATCTGTTTTCAGGAAAATCACCCATTTTATTTATTGATGAGATTCACAGGTTTAATAAGTCTCAGCAGGATTCACTGCTGCATGCCGTAGAAAAAGGCTGGATTGTGCTGATTGGAGCTACTACGGAAAACCCCAGCTTTGAAGTGGTTTCCGCTTTGCTTTCAAGAAGCCAGGTTTATATATTAAAGGCGTTAAGCTATGAAAAGCTGGAGGAATTGATTGATATAGCTTCCGTGAGATACAATAAAGATGAAGGGACAGATTTTAAAATTCTTGAAAAAGAAGCTTTCATCCAATATTCCGGAGGGGATGCCCGAAAACTGATCAATTCTGTGGAATTGGTTTTGAACCAGTATAAAAACTCCGCTACAACAGAAATTATTAATGCTGATGTACTCGAAGTTCTTCAGGAGACAATGGCCCTGTACGATAAAAACGGAGAGCAGCATTATGACATCATTTCAGCCTTCATCAAGTCTATGCGTGGCGGAGATCCCAATGGTGCGGTGTATTGGCTGGCGAGAATGATTGCCGGAGGAGAAGATATTAAGTTTATTGCCAGAAGAATGCTTATTCTGGCAGCTGAAGATGTGGGATTGGCCAATCCCAACGCTTTGGTGGTGGCTAATAACTGTTTTCAGGCCATTAATGTGATCGGAAATCCCGAAGCGAGGATTATATTAAGTGAAACGGCCGTATATCTTGCGGTTTCGCCTAAAAGTAATTCTGCTTATATGGCCATCAATGAAGCGTTGGCTTTGGTGAAACAAACGGGAAATCTGCCTGTACCGCTTCACCTGAGAAATGCTCCTACAAAACTGATGAAAGACCTGGATTATGGGAAAGAATATAAATATGCCCATTCTTATGAAGGAAACTTTGTAGAACAGGATTTTCTTCCTGAAGAAATCAGAAATGTGAAACTCTATGAGCCTGGAAATAATTCCACAGAAAAGAAGATTTACGAAGAGCTCAGGAAAAAGTGGAATAACAAATACTAAAAAAAAGGATGCTGTTTTTAGCATCCTTTTATATGATTCAAAATTACTCGGTAGTATAAATAAACAATGTTTTCTTACCGTTGTAATCTTTTGTTTCTGTTCTTTTCGTGATTTCGGGATAAATCATCGTGCCCGTATCCGCAAATTCATATCCTTCAATGAATACAGGGTTGTCTGCCGGAATGTTATGTTGGGCATTCATATTGGATAATGCCATTCTGTCAAATACATTTTCTCCGTTTTTGAATTTGTATTCAGTTACCCCTTTGGTAAAAACAGAGCTGTATTTTTTTAAATTTTGGGGAAGGCTTGCCGGAGAATTATACACTTTCCAAACCTGTAATACGTTTTTCTTTGCATTGAATAATTCTACAGTTCCAATAGCATTGTCAGCAACTGCAAACTTCACAGCAGGATTCTTTTGCTGTGCCCATAAAGTAGCAGAAGACAGTATTAAAAAAGAATAGAGTAATTTTTTCATAATCAGAATATGTAACTGTTAAAAACGTGATAAATATAGTTATTTTTTATAAAATGTGAATGGATTCTTATATTGTTTTACATTTTATTTAGAAATAAAAACTTTTTCCCCGATTGTCAGTCTGTGCTTTCTTCGGTTTTCTCCTTTTTATCAACCATATTTCGGATGATGTTTTTCAGACGCTGGAATGTAAAAGAACTTAATAGTAAAATAATTCCTAGCGCAATAAAAGCACTTATTCTTGAGATATTATCCATTTGCCATACATCATAAGCATACAGTTTTACTACCATTAGACCCACCAGGGCAAAACCTATTTTATTGTATTCCTGAATACCCTTTTTCAGACCGGTATAGATAAAAATGCTGGCAAGAACAGTCCATATAACGGGAAGGTAGAGGATATTGAAATGTTGACCGGCTTCATAAGAATGAGGAATGTCATGGGATACCATTAAAACATAAGAATGATGAAGTTCATAGCTGATACAGATCATAAGCGCCAGAGACATCATCCAGTAAGAAATCTTACGTTTGTGAAACGCTGATGAAGGAATAACCTTTAAGCATACATATATAAAAGGTGTCCACTGAAGCAGATGAAGCCAATAAAGGGTTGAAGACAGTCTTTTTGTTAAGATGGCCGGGACAATTGAGGAGACAGAACCTGCCAGATTAAGAACTGCCAGAACAAAAAGCAGATAAATAAGAACTGTTTGTATGGTACTGCTGATATTTAATATTTTTCTGAAAAGTAATAAGATGAAAATATAATAGATTGTAAATAATATTCCTATGCTGGTAACGGCTTCCCATGGCATATGTGAAATGTGGTACGTGATCTCAAGCAGAAATGTAATATAAATAACTCCGTAGCTCACAAGGGTAATGAGATCTTCGAAGAAGTTAGCCGTTTTTTCTTCAGAGTCCTGTTTGGTGTTTCTTAACAAATATAGATTGGCCATAATAGAAGCTATGGTAAATGAACTGGTAATGAACGGAGGATTCAAAAGGATCTTAAAGTCGCTTGTCTCCAGATATTCTGACCAGGTTACAATCTGGGCAGTCATCACCATCGGAAAAAGGATATAGAAGAAAACCTTGAAAATAGGGTGTCCTGTTTTTTTCCAGATAAAAAGCAGCAGAGTGGTCTCTATTGCCCAAATACTCGTGATGAGGTGGGTTTTGAACTGAATGGCTACAGCTGCTGTGATGAGGCTGGTAACCAGTCCTGCAAATACAGAATAAGGAATACCAAAGCTTTTTCTGCTATATTCTCTAAATAGCAGTATGGAATTTACAACTGCAAAAATAAGAGGGAAAATGATGGGCGGTTCATAGCCTAACGTGTCAAAAATGTAAAGCAGCCCCAGGAGATTTGAAAAATTGACTAAAGCAAGTATGGCAATATCAGAGGTGGAAAGTATATTTTTCCTGAAATAATCATGCAGGGCAAAAATGTAGAAAATCACATAGTTAATCAGATAAAAAATAATGCTTAAAAGTTCCGTATGCTCATTCGTCCAGTAAAAAAGATAGGCTGTCGTAAAAATATAAGCCGTCCATCCCACACTTTTCCAGTGCTGAAGGAAAGAAGCCGTAAGCATTCCTATATTCAGGAGAGTAAGGTAAATAAAAAGGAAAAGATAGTTGCTTTGTCCTGTACTGATCATTAATGGAGCGGTAAAGCCGCCTATTAATGAAAAAATAATCAGTATTTCACTTTTGTAATAATAGGATAGGATGATAGAAGCAGCAGTGATCAGGGCGGTAATGAAAAATGCAGTATTCTGGGTAAAGAGATGGTATTCCCGGAAAGCAATGGTAGCTGTAAAGTACAAAACGGCAATGCCGCCTCCGGTTATAATAGAAGCAAATGAAGTATAATTTTTTCTTAGAAAATGTCCGGTAATAATAATGCCGGCCCCGGTACAGAAGCCAATGGCTGCTCTTGCTGTTTCTCCAATCCAGTTTTTATCAATTGCATATTTTACAAAATAACCAATTCCAAGCACCAGGGTAAAAATTCCTATGATGGTAAGCGCGTTTTGTTTTAAAAAGTCAAAAACAGGAGTGAGCCAGTCTTTCTGAACAGGAATAAGTATATCTTCTTCTCTTTCTTTTTCTTTTGCCTCTTCATGATAAGCCTGATGAGTATGTATTGGATCCGGAATAGAGGTTTTTTCTGTGGAATGTTTTTGATGAATGACTTCAGACGCAACCGGATTTTTACTTATTTTGTAGTTCAGATCCGAGATTTCCTTCTCAAGTCTTCTGATTTTAGTATTCAGATTATTGAAAATGATAAAAATTATGATAAGGATTATGACAGCAACAAATTCATTCATTCCATTAGTTTTTATCAAATATAGAGAAATGTTTGAAAAGCCATTTAAAAAATTAACCCATCACAGTATAAGCGATGGGCTAACGGTATAGATAACTAACAATATGTTTTACTAGTTGGATACTTTGTAAATGTAAAAGGACGCGACGCTGCTTCCCAGCAGACTTACGCTGATATTTCCTGTATCAACAAGCCCAAATGATACCTTGTCACCCGCCTGAAAAGAATACAGTGAGTTAATGCTGGAATCTGAAAAGGTAAGGTTAACTGCTAATGCAAGGTTAATTCCACTAAATGGGCGCGTATCAATAAGCGTTGTTACGGCAGCTCTTGTTCTTGCGATTGCAATACCCGGAGCTCCTGATAATAATGAGGCCTGCAGCCCTGTTCCATATCGGAAGGCAAAGCCAACAGCGTATACCCCTGTGGAAGGAATGTTATAAGAGCCGTCAGCATTTGTAAATAAAGAAGCGGTTCCTATATTTCTGTCAGCTTGCACAAAGTTGACTGGCTGGAAATCTGCCGGTAATGTTCCCAGACTCAGAATGTTTAAGCCTGAAGTCTTTTTTGCAGCATAAACAGAAGTATTAGTGGCTGAAGCTCCTGTTAGTAACGTCGGATCCATTGAAAAGACCTGAGTGGTTCCCTGGTTAACTGCTAAAACCTGATATCCGGGTAGTGCAGTAGCTGCTGGAATGTCTCTAACTTTCAATGTTCCGTTA of the Chryseobacterium aureum genome contains:
- a CDS encoding DUF2339 domain-containing protein; amino-acid sequence: MNEFVAVIILIIIFIIFNNLNTKIRRLEKEISDLNYKISKNPVASEVIHQKHSTEKTSIPDPIHTHQAYHEEAKEKEREEDILIPVQKDWLTPVFDFLKQNALTIIGIFTLVLGIGYFVKYAIDKNWIGETARAAIGFCTGAGIIITGHFLRKNYTSFASIITGGGIAVLYFTATIAFREYHLFTQNTAFFITALITAASIILSYYYKSEILIIFSLIGGFTAPLMISTGQSNYLFLFIYLTLLNIGMLTASFLQHWKSVGWTAYIFTTAYLFYWTNEHTELLSIIFYLINYVIFYIFALHDYFRKNILSTSDIAILALVNFSNLLGLLYIFDTLGYEPPIIFPLIFAVVNSILLFREYSRKSFGIPYSVFAGLVTSLITAAVAIQFKTHLITSIWAIETTLLLFIWKKTGHPIFKVFFYILFPMVMTAQIVTWSEYLETSDFKILLNPPFITSSFTIASIMANLYLLRNTKQDSEEKTANFFEDLITLVSYGVIYITFLLEITYHISHMPWEAVTSIGILFTIYYIFILLLFRKILNISSTIQTVLIYLLFVLAVLNLAGSVSSIVPAILTKRLSSTLYWLHLLQWTPFIYVCLKVIPSSAFHKRKISYWMMSLALMICISYELHHSYVLMVSHDIPHSYEAGQHFNILYLPVIWTVLASIFIYTGLKKGIQEYNKIGFALVGLMVVKLYAYDVWQMDNISRISAFIALGIILLLSSFTFQRLKNIIRNMVDKKEKTEESTD
- the lgt gene encoding prolipoprotein diacylglyceryl transferase, whose amino-acid sequence is MWDPSKGIHIGSFTLHFYSLMFVFAFGFGYVLMTRIFKIDNINQRYLEPLFTWTLIGTILGARLGHVIFYQPELFKEDFWSVFLPISTKNGFKFTGFSGLASHGATIALIFTTLYYSFKIIRKNPFWVYDRLGIVVALGGAFVRMGNFFNSEIVGKPADPNSPFALLFPQQSSEYGLTVPRYPSQLFEAVGYVLLFILLWILYRKTDKKYQQGWLFGLFFIILWAIRFFVEFLKEPQGDEFIQIGGLNTGQVLSIPFMIAGVVIMIVSKKFKITPEENEKPEYIEKSKKTTGV
- the yidD gene encoding membrane protein insertion efficiency factor YidD codes for the protein MKRTFNKIITFPLVILIKFYQWFISPLLPKNCRYEPTCSHYMIESLQVHGIFKGFWLGFKRILRCHPWGGSGYDPVPPKHKCQ
- a CDS encoding replication-associated recombination protein A, translated to MNQNIPLAEKLRPKTLNDVLGQEHLTGDKGTIRKMIENNTLNSLILWGPPGTGKTTLAEIISEQSGRKFYKLSAVSSGVKDVRDVIEDAKKQNLFSGKSPILFIDEIHRFNKSQQDSLLHAVEKGWIVLIGATTENPSFEVVSALLSRSQVYILKALSYEKLEELIDIASVRYNKDEGTDFKILEKEAFIQYSGGDARKLINSVELVLNQYKNSATTEIINADVLEVLQETMALYDKNGEQHYDIISAFIKSMRGGDPNGAVYWLARMIAGGEDIKFIARRMLILAAEDVGLANPNALVVANNCFQAINVIGNPEARIILSETAVYLAVSPKSNSAYMAINEALALVKQTGNLPVPLHLRNAPTKLMKDLDYGKEYKYAHSYEGNFVEQDFLPEEIRNVKLYEPGNNSTEKKIYEELRKKWNNKY